Proteins encoded in a region of the Syntrophorhabdus sp. genome:
- the surE gene encoding 5'/3'-nucleotidase SurE produces MLILLTNDDGIHSRGIVTLGRHLSEKHDVYMVAPERERTCVAHAVTLHKPLRVRELSRGVYATNGTPADCVLLGVHAVLPRRPDLVVSGINTGPNMGRDVNYSGTVAAAREGGFLGIPSMAVSVCAREGFLFDDAAGVACIVVERLTEGVFLEGTVVNVNIPNLPRERLKGFSVTRLGKRIYNDIVHERVDPRGRKYYWIGGNGERYERRRGTDFYAVEKGYVSITPLGLDITDAGSMKIYQKHFRRLL; encoded by the coding sequence TTGCTTATCCTTCTCACCAACGACGACGGTATCCATTCAAGGGGGATCGTCACCCTCGGCAGGCATCTGTCGGAAAAACACGACGTGTACATGGTCGCCCCGGAGCGTGAACGGACATGCGTCGCCCACGCGGTGACGCTCCACAAACCGTTGAGGGTCCGCGAGCTTTCCCGCGGCGTGTACGCGACGAACGGCACGCCCGCTGACTGCGTTCTCCTCGGCGTCCACGCCGTCCTCCCCCGGCGACCCGATCTCGTCGTCTCGGGGATAAACACGGGACCGAACATGGGCCGGGACGTGAACTATTCCGGCACGGTCGCGGCAGCGAGGGAAGGGGGCTTCCTGGGGATCCCGTCGATGGCCGTTTCCGTCTGCGCACGGGAGGGGTTCCTCTTCGACGACGCGGCGGGGGTCGCGTGCATCGTCGTGGAGAGACTGACGGAAGGGGTCTTTCTCGAGGGCACCGTCGTGAACGTCAATATTCCCAACCTTCCGCGGGAAAGGCTCAAAGGTTTTTCCGTGACAAGGCTCGGCAAAAGGATATATAATGATATTGTTCACGAAAGGGTCGATCCGCGGGGCCGGAAATACTATTGGATAGGCGGCAACGGTGAAAGATACGAACGCAGGCGCGGTACTGACTTCTACGCCGTAGAGAAGGGCTACGTTTCCATCACACCCCTGGGTCTCGATATAACGGACGCCGGTTCGATGAAGATTTACCAAAAACACTTCAGGAGGTTGTTATGA
- the rplU gene encoding 50S ribosomal protein L21 encodes MYAIIENGGKQYRIEEGKKVRLEKFAGVEGDEVKIENVLAVNTGETTLIGSPYVSGAYINGKVVAQGRDKKVTVFKYKRRKDYKVKRGHRQPFTELLVEKITVEA; translated from the coding sequence ATGTACGCGATCATTGAGAACGGCGGGAAGCAGTATAGGATCGAAGAAGGTAAGAAAGTGAGGCTCGAAAAGTTCGCCGGAGTGGAAGGCGACGAAGTGAAGATCGAAAACGTTCTTGCCGTCAATACGGGAGAGACCACACTCATTGGAAGCCCCTATGTCTCAGGTGCATATATCAACGGAAAGGTTGTGGCGCAGGGCAGGGACAAGAAGGTCACGGTCTTCAAGTACAAGAGAAGGAAAGACTACAAGGTCAAAAGAGGCCACAGGCAGCCTTTCACGGAACTGCTTGTAGAGAAGATCACAGTGGAGGCATAA
- the rpmA gene encoding 50S ribosomal protein L27, giving the protein MAHKKAGGSSRNGRDSKGQRLGVKIYGGQAIKAGSIIVRQHGTKIHPGQNVGIGKDDTLFALIDGIVRFDMAGDRRRAHVVPV; this is encoded by the coding sequence ATGGCGCACAAGAAAGCGGGCGGAAGCTCACGCAACGGCAGGGACAGCAAGGGTCAGAGACTCGGCGTCAAGATATACGGCGGCCAGGCCATAAAGGCCGGAAGCATCATCGTCAGACAGCACGGAACGAAGATCCATCCCGGACAGAATGTCGGCATCGGCAAGGACGACACCCTCTTTGCCCTGATAGACGGGATCGTGAGGTTCGACATGGCAGGTGACAGAAGAAGGGCGCATGTCGTACCTGTTTGA
- the obgE gene encoding GTPase ObgE, with amino-acid sequence MKFIDEAIIYVESGKGGSGCVSFRREKFIPRGGPDGGDGGKGGDVIIAGKKDLASLHDFRYKRNYKAENGKAGAGKNKTGREGRDVIISVPLGTVVYDRDTSELLFQVLKDGETRVAASGGRGGRGNTRFVTSTHRAPLEFDAGEQGQKRWLHLDLKLLADVGLVGHPNAGKSTLISRLTQARPKVGDYPFTTLTPALGVLDDNEKTFVIADIPGIIEGASSGRGLGLAFLKHIERTNALLIVLDLSSGDVKGDYRTLLEELGSYSEAMLEKRRLVVLNKADLVTPDVAARWRSYLTRKGEKAVVVSALTLAGIDDLVSAISGGVEALRQNLTRAV; translated from the coding sequence ATGAAGTTCATAGATGAAGCGATCATATATGTTGAGTCCGGAAAAGGTGGGAGTGGCTGTGTAAGTTTCCGACGAGAGAAGTTCATTCCGCGAGGCGGACCCGACGGCGGTGATGGCGGGAAGGGAGGAGACGTTATCATAGCAGGGAAGAAAGACCTCGCAAGCCTCCACGATTTCAGATACAAGCGCAACTACAAAGCTGAGAACGGAAAAGCCGGAGCGGGAAAGAACAAGACCGGCAGGGAAGGCAGGGACGTCATAATAAGCGTGCCCCTCGGCACCGTTGTTTACGACCGTGATACCTCGGAGCTTTTGTTCCAGGTTCTCAAGGACGGTGAGACCCGCGTCGCGGCGAGCGGCGGCAGGGGCGGCAGGGGAAACACGAGGTTCGTCACCTCCACCCACCGGGCCCCCCTTGAGTTCGATGCCGGAGAGCAAGGGCAGAAGCGCTGGCTTCACCTTGACCTCAAGCTCCTCGCCGATGTCGGCCTCGTCGGCCATCCCAACGCAGGGAAATCAACGCTCATCTCCCGCCTCACCCAGGCGAGACCCAAGGTCGGCGATTATCCCTTCACGACCCTCACCCCTGCCCTGGGGGTCCTCGATGACAACGAAAAGACCTTCGTCATCGCCGACATCCCGGGCATCATCGAGGGGGCGTCGAGCGGCAGGGGCCTGGGGCTTGCCTTCCTCAAGCACATAGAGAGGACGAACGCGCTTCTCATCGTTCTCGACCTCTCCTCCGGCGACGTGAAGGGAGACTACAGGACCCTTCTCGAGGAACTGGGAAGCTACAGCGAGGCGATGCTTGAGAAGCGAAGGCTCGTGGTGCTCAACAAGGCCGACCTCGTGACCCCGGACGTGGCCGCCCGGTGGAGGTCATATCTCACGAGGAAGGGAGAGAAGGCGGTCGTCGTCAGCGCCCTCACCCTCGCAGGAATTGACGATCTCGTCTCGGCGATCTCCGGGGGTGTCGAGGCGCTGAGGCAGAACCTCACCCGGGCGGTCTGA
- the proB gene encoding glutamate 5-kinase: MKKSGAHMNRLVIKIGTSVLLDEKKRISTGRIGDIARQVRKVKEKGIDVIIVSSGAIGCGMETIGLVRKPKEIAKRQALASIGQVLLMKMYRENFEKKGMKVGQILLTHEDIKNRTRCLNLTNTLDTLLKMDIVPVINENDALSFTEIKFGDNDNLSALIAQIATADLLLILSDVEGLFDRDPNRYSDAKMIPVVHRIDEEIEGTAAQSASEKSVGGMVSKLEAAKKAGLYGIPTRVVLGGSKDVILRVVDGREVGTLFLPGRKLARRKWWTAFAFKPKGVIVIDEGAERAVVENGKSLLPSGVVRTDGHFTSGDCVEMKSVSGTVVARGIANYSSSEMDRIKGLKSLDIEKELGYKYTEEVVHRDNMVVI; the protein is encoded by the coding sequence ATGAAGAAAAGCGGCGCGCACATGAACCGTCTCGTTATCAAGATAGGGACCTCCGTCCTGCTCGACGAAAAGAAGAGGATCTCCACCGGCAGGATCGGGGACATCGCCCGGCAGGTAAGGAAGGTCAAGGAGAAGGGCATCGACGTCATCATTGTCTCCTCGGGAGCGATCGGCTGCGGCATGGAGACCATCGGCCTCGTCCGAAAGCCGAAAGAGATCGCGAAGCGGCAAGCCCTGGCATCGATCGGCCAGGTGCTCCTCATGAAAATGTACCGCGAGAACTTCGAGAAGAAAGGCATGAAGGTGGGCCAGATACTGCTCACCCATGAAGACATAAAGAACAGGACGCGCTGTCTCAACCTGACGAATACGCTCGATACCCTCCTCAAGATGGACATCGTCCCCGTCATCAACGAGAACGACGCCCTCTCCTTCACGGAGATAAAGTTCGGCGACAATGACAACCTGTCGGCCCTTATCGCCCAGATCGCGACGGCGGACCTTCTTCTTATTCTCTCCGACGTGGAAGGGCTCTTCGACCGCGATCCCAACCGCTATTCCGACGCGAAGATGATCCCCGTTGTCCACAGGATCGACGAGGAGATAGAAGGGACGGCGGCACAGTCGGCGAGCGAGAAGAGCGTCGGCGGCATGGTGAGCAAGCTTGAGGCCGCGAAAAAGGCGGGGTTGTACGGGATACCCACGCGCGTCGTCCTCGGGGGCAGCAAGGACGTGATCCTGAGGGTTGTCGACGGGCGTGAGGTCGGTACCCTCTTCCTCCCCGGGCGGAAGCTTGCCCGCCGCAAGTGGTGGACCGCTTTCGCCTTCAAACCGAAGGGCGTCATAGTGATCGATGAAGGCGCCGAGCGTGCCGTGGTGGAGAACGGCAAGAGCCTTTTGCCGTCGGGCGTCGTCCGGACCGACGGCCATTTCACGAGCGGCGACTGTGTGGAGATGAAGAGCGTTTCGGGGACTGTCGTCGCCCGGGGCATCGCGAACTACTCCTCCTCCGAGATGGACAGGATAAAGGGCCTGAAAAGTCTTGATATAGAGAAGGAGCTTGGATATAAATACACGGAAGAAGTGGTCCACAGGGACAACATGGTGGTGATATGA
- a CDS encoding glutamate-5-semialdehyde dehydrogenase: MRPERLAQKAKGASDVLAHASTDEKNGVLERLADALGKNQDYLYEENMKDVRAAEKEGMAKSLIDRLRIDDKLIREMQGSLRDVAALPDPVGEIVKVWKRPNNLLVGRMRIPIGVILIIYESRPNVTIEAFSLCLKSGNCVILKGGSEAYHSNRALYRLIVETLKGSKISPDAVQFVDTADRDYIYTLLEREEEIDLVIPRGGEALIRNIVERSRIPVLKHYKGVCHVYIDDEADLKMAVDVVVNAKVQKPATCNALETLLVHEKIAKAFLPKAHRELARQGVTMRGCPGTVAILKDIGRATKEDWSAEYLDLTLAIRVVADMNEAIDHIRKYGSSHTEAIITANYDRAWRFLREVNSSLVLVNASTRLNDGFQLGLGAEMGISTTRLHAFGPMGLEELTVTKFIAFGDGQLRT; encoded by the coding sequence ATGAGACCGGAAAGGCTTGCTCAGAAGGCGAAAGGCGCGTCCGATGTACTGGCACACGCGTCCACGGACGAGAAGAACGGCGTGCTTGAGCGCCTTGCCGACGCGCTCGGGAAGAACCAGGACTACCTGTACGAAGAGAACATGAAGGACGTCCGCGCCGCCGAGAAGGAAGGCATGGCGAAGAGCCTCATCGACCGTCTCCGCATCGACGACAAGCTGATAAGGGAGATGCAGGGGAGCTTGAGGGATGTGGCGGCCCTTCCGGACCCCGTCGGGGAGATCGTCAAGGTCTGGAAAAGGCCCAACAATCTTCTCGTGGGCAGGATGAGGATCCCCATCGGCGTCATCCTCATCATCTACGAGTCCCGCCCCAACGTGACCATAGAGGCCTTTTCCCTCTGCTTGAAGAGCGGCAACTGCGTCATCCTGAAAGGGGGGTCGGAGGCGTACCATTCCAACAGGGCCCTTTACCGGCTCATCGTGGAGACGCTGAAAGGATCGAAGATATCCCCGGATGCCGTCCAGTTCGTGGATACCGCGGACCGCGACTACATCTACACCCTTCTCGAAAGGGAGGAAGAGATAGACCTCGTCATACCGCGGGGAGGCGAGGCCCTTATCCGCAACATCGTGGAACGTTCCCGCATACCCGTTCTCAAGCACTACAAGGGTGTATGCCACGTATACATCGACGACGAGGCGGACCTCAAGATGGCCGTCGACGTCGTCGTCAACGCCAAGGTCCAGAAGCCGGCAACGTGCAACGCCCTCGAGACGCTCCTCGTCCATGAGAAGATCGCGAAGGCCTTCCTCCCGAAGGCACACAGGGAACTCGCCCGGCAGGGTGTGACGATGAGGGGTTGTCCGGGGACGGTGGCCATTCTCAAGGACATCGGCAGGGCGACGAAGGAAGACTGGTCAGCGGAATATCTCGACCTCACCCTGGCAATCAGGGTCGTCGCGGACATGAACGAGGCCATCGACCATATCAGAAAGTACGGGTCGAGCCACACGGAGGCGATCATAACGGCGAACTACGACAGGGCCTGGAGGTTCCTCCGCGAGGTCAATTCCTCGCTGGTGCTCGTCAACGCCTCGACGCGGCTCAACGACGGTTTCCAGCTCGGTCTCGGCGCGGAGATGGGGATCAGCACCACGAGGCTCCACGCCTTCGGGCCCATGGGCCTCGAGGAACTCACAGTGACGAAATTCATCGCCTTTGGTGATGGGCAATTGCGGACGTAG
- the nadD gene encoding nicotinate (nicotinamide) nucleotide adenylyltransferase, which yields MATGVFGGTFNPVHMGHLRVAEEIREDFHLDSVYFIPSHVPPHKEAAGGLPGERLRMLRVAVRGNAFFKVSDMEIRRGGVSYTIDTLKRLERRFDDIYFIIGVDAFREIHTWYHYEELFYHAGFIVMTRPASPPSGIPEMLPGAVRGKLTVLGDGVYRHESGRKIHLYPVTKMDISSTKIRDLLRGERSIRYLVPPGVEKIIIERGLYRFSDENR from the coding sequence ATGGCGACAGGCGTCTTCGGCGGAACCTTCAACCCGGTGCATATGGGGCATTTGCGCGTCGCCGAGGAGATCAGGGAGGATTTTCACCTGGACAGCGTCTATTTCATCCCCTCCCACGTCCCTCCCCACAAGGAAGCCGCGGGCGGGCTCCCCGGCGAGCGCCTGAGGATGCTGAGGGTTGCCGTCAGAGGCAATGCCTTTTTCAAGGTCTCCGACATGGAGATACGAAGGGGAGGGGTATCCTACACCATCGATACGCTGAAAAGACTGGAGAGGCGTTTCGATGATATCTATTTCATCATCGGTGTCGATGCCTTCCGGGAGATACACACGTGGTACCATTACGAAGAGCTCTTCTATCATGCCGGTTTTATCGTCATGACTAGGCCAGCCTCGCCCCCGTCCGGTATTCCGGAGATGCTGCCCGGGGCCGTGCGCGGGAAATTGACGGTTCTCGGAGATGGTGTGTACCGCCACGAATCGGGCAGGAAGATACACCTTTACCCGGTGACGAAGATGGACATCTCTTCGACGAAGATAAGAGATCTCCTCAGGGGCGAACGGTCCATCAGGTACCTCGTGCCGCCCGGTGTGGAGAAGATAATAATTGAAAGGGGGTTGTACAGGTTCTCAGATGAAAACCGATGA
- the rsfS gene encoding ribosome silencing factor, with amino-acid sequence MKTDDMVEICGRLADDKKALDVVIMDLSGLTDIADHFVIAGGTSERHVRTVADGIREGMKQQGVRPLAVEGYDEGRWVILDYQSVIVHIFLEPLRELYDLESLWIEAKRHRVKNENKNTEVGNE; translated from the coding sequence ATGAAAACCGATGACATGGTGGAGATATGCGGAAGACTGGCGGATGACAAAAAGGCCCTTGATGTTGTCATAATGGACTTAAGCGGTCTCACGGACATCGCCGATCACTTCGTCATCGCCGGAGGCACCAGCGAACGCCACGTGAGGACCGTCGCGGACGGGATACGGGAAGGCATGAAACAGCAAGGAGTGAGGCCGCTCGCAGTGGAAGGGTACGACGAGGGCCGCTGGGTCATCCTCGATTATCAGAGCGTCATCGTCCACATCTTTCTCGAACCGCTCAGGGAACTCTACGACCTGGAAAGCCTGTGGATCGAAGCAAAAAGACATAGGGTCAAGAACGAAAATAAGAACACAGAGGTGGGGAATGAATAA
- a CDS encoding TraR/DksA family transcriptional regulator: MNKEKVEFYRKRLLKMRENILNKAKKLKEDSYNLGTDGIQDMADAASNTYNADILMSISDNDLTILKDIDNSLDKLSKGTYGICEECEEKISEKRLEANPVARYCITCKRQMEEKGL; the protein is encoded by the coding sequence ATGAATAAGGAAAAAGTTGAATTCTACCGCAAGAGACTTCTCAAAATGCGAGAGAACATACTCAACAAGGCGAAGAAGCTCAAAGAGGATTCATATAACCTCGGGACGGATGGGATCCAGGACATGGCCGACGCGGCGAGCAACACTTACAACGCGGACATCCTGATGAGCATCAGCGACAACGATCTCACCATCCTCAAGGACATCGACAACTCCCTCGACAAATTGAGCAAGGGGACCTATGGGATCTGCGAGGAATGCGAGGAGAAGATCAGCGAGAAAAGACTTGAAGCAAATCCCGTGGCACGGTATTGTATAACCTGTAAGCGACAAATGGAGGAGAAAGGTTTATAA